DNA from Rhodothermales bacterium:
GAATCTTCTTTTTGCCGCCACGATGCCGAGCGAAATCCGTGGACTCGCGAACGAGATCTTGCTCGATCCGCATGTCGTTGAACTGGCAACCACGGCTCCTGCCTCCACCATCGACCATGCTCTTTACATGGTGGCCGAGGGAAGCAAGCGGGCATTGCTGGAGCATATGCTCGCCGACGACGAATGCGAGACAGCCATTGTGTTCACGCGAACCAAGCACCGCGCCCGCCGCCTGGCCGAACAACTGGGCAAAGCGGGCCATCGTGCGGTAAGCCTTCAGGGCAATATGTCGCAGGCCCAACGCGACAGAGCCATGAGCGGGTTTCGCGCCAACCGATTTGACGTGCTGGTCGCGACAGACATAGCGTCGCGCGGCATCGACGTGAGCAGCGTGTCCCACGTCTTCAACTTCGATGTACCGAACACGCCCGAGGTATATACGCATCGCATCGGCAGAACCGGACGCTCGGAGCGCACGGGTGTCGCATCAACATTCGTCACAAACAGTGATCGCGGATGGGTGCGGGCGACCGAGCGCATGATCGGCGAGCCCATTGCTCGCCGCCGAGCCGATGGCTTTGAGCATGAGGCCGAGGCGAATGCACAGCCTTCACGGCCACGCAATGGCTACGCTTCGCGTAATCGGTCGGGCGGAAGCCGGCAAAACAACCGCCACGGCCGGTCCAACAACGGGCGCAGCCAAAGACGCTCCGGCTAGAAGTTACGCACGACTCTCTGAGCGTTGCGTGCGGTCGCTGCATCGCCGAACAGGATGACCTATCGGTCTCTTCAGTGAGGTGATCCCCTTCACCAATGGGAAGCCCTTGGCTCTCGATGTCAACAACGCGGCCCGACTTCGGAAGCGTGGTGCCGGCGTGATCGCTGTTTGACTGTTTGAGCCGCAGGGGTTAAATCAATAGTATGATGTCAACCCTCTCATGACGATGCAGTGATCACCGTAGGATTATTGGCCGTATGCCTGATAGCTGCCCTCGGTGTCCCCTTCATCCTCCTGGCGCGACGCTGGACGATCGAAGTAGCGTTCATCCGAGTGGCGTGGATACCGTTGACTGCGCTTCTGCTGGAAGGTCTGTTCTTCAGAAGGATCGCGGCGACTATTAGCTACTTTGCTGTCGCTCTCCCGTTATTGACCTGCATTGTGTCCTTGTTCCTGGCCTTGATGGGCGCAACACTCGTGGCGTCGGCACGTCAGCGGCAAGAGGATGATGCGCGCCTGCTTCGCGCTACGGTCGTCGCCTCGATCCCGGGAGCAGTGTTGCTCGGCTACATCCTGTATGCCTTCACGACAGGCTCATTGTCGAGCAGTTTCTGAGCGAGACATAGTCAGTATGACACTTCAGTGCGATCTTGAGATTCGACGCAGGCTTGATGTGCCCGCCCTCTTGAGACTCCTCCTTCTAACCATCCTTTCGTTGGCCGTGCGGACTGAACCCACGATTGCGCAGCAGCAGGATTCCGTTATCACCGGCAGAATCATCCTGTTCGTTTCACCCGATTCACAGGAGGTGGCCGCTCTCAAGCAGCAAATGGGAGAAGAGGATTTCTATGTCGCCGCCGATGATGAGAACTGGTATCGGTCGGCAGGTTTCGATCTGCTCGACAGCCTCCAGGTGGCATACACCTCGACGAGCGAGAAGAAGTTCACGTTCATGGTAGACGGTCTTGAGCAGGACTACGACTGGTCGGAGAAAACGCCGGGGTGGTTCGTGATACTCTACGATGGTACGAGAGCGCCGGTTGTCACGTTCAGCGTTGAACTGCCGACGAGGGTGAGTTTCCTGACGGAATAGCACGAAACACGCCTTTCTACCGGCCTGGCGATCGACTGCTGCACGACGGTCACGGCCGGCATGATGTATCGACCCGTTATATTGAGCGTGGCGGACCAAGCACTATCATCCCGAACACATGAGCGTCGAGCGAAGATACAGTGAGCAAGAGATCACCAGGATCTTCAAGCAGGCGACCAGGGCCCAGGAGGCCGCACAGCGGCAACTCTCGGATGGCCAGGGGCTCACGCTGACCGAGCTGCAGGAGATCGGGAATGAGGCCGGCATTACGTCTGAATTCATCGCGCGTGCCGCCGCCGCCATGGACCGGAACCTACCAAGTCCCCCGGCAAAAACTTACCTGGGCTCGACCGTTAGCGTTCAGAGAACCGTGGAACTTCCAGGTGCACTGTCTGATGGCCAGTGGGATCGGCTTGTCGTGGACCTCCGCGAGACCTTTAACGCGGCGGGAGTTGTCGGGCGCGAGGGCTCACTCAGGCAGTGGAGGAACGGCAACCTTCATGTACTTGTCGAGCCCACGGAATCGGGACACCGGTTGAGCTTTCGAACACTGAATGAGAACCTCAGAATGGTCATGGGGGCCGGGTTGGGAGCCTTCCTCATGGGCATGTTTTTGATCCTGATGCTGGCTGTTACCGGAGACTTCGCTGTGGAACTGGCCACTACGATGGCCGCCTCCGCGTTTGCTGCGGCGGGTCTCGGTGGCATTGGCTACGCCACGTATCGCCTGCCACGGTGGGCGAAGCTGCGAGCTCAACAGATGGAGGCTATCGCCTCACGCGCCGCCGCACGAATGGCCGATCTCCCAGCGACACACTTACCTGCTTCGGACTCGCCCGCGGCGAGTGACCTTGACCTACCGGTCGCCACGGCTGGTGCATCGCCGAAGAGAAGATCCGGCCCGTCGCGGGCGTAATGCACATCCCGATCAAATCGACCGTGAAGTCTATCCGACAGAACTGGAAACGAAAACCGTGAAGCCGTTCTCGCCATTACTGAAAGAAGTCCGAGCATGCACCATCTGTAGCGCGGTCCTTCCACTCGGTCCCAGGCCCGTCCTCCAATTGCACCCGGCAGCCAGAATCCTGTTAGCGGGCCAGGCTCCTGGTAAGAAGGTTCATGAGACGGGGATACCATTCGACGACCCCAGCGGCGACCGCTTGCGCGAGTGGCTTGGTGTGACTCGCGGAGTGTTCTATGACCCGGAACAGATCGCGATACTTCCCATGGGATTCTGTTTCCCCGGTTCCGGGAAGTCGGGAGATCTCCCACCCAGGCCGGAATGTGCATCTGCATGGCGCACACAATTGCTCGACCAGCTTCAAAACCTTGAGCTCACCATCGTTTTGGGACGGTATGCACTGGCGTATCACTTCGGACAGAAGAATTCGTCCGTCACCGAAATCGTCAGATCCTGGCGAACATATGGGCCCGAGGTCGTACCGCTCCCGCATCCGAGTCCCAGAAACAACATCTGGCTGCGCCGGAATCCATGGTTCGAGACGGAGTTGCTTCCGTCGCTTCGAAATCGAGTTTCGGACGTTCTGTCCGACTAGGAGATTTAGCTGATAGAAGTAGTAGCGGCCCGAGGTCGGGATGCTGGACGTTGATGCGACGACTGACACACAAAACGTTACTCCTGGGCGTAAGCGAATTGTGCTTCGTTGACCGGGACCTCGCACGTATCGTATCCCGCCACGGCCCCCCTCCGCTATGGGCACGGCGTCCGGGATATGCCTCACTTGTCCGCGTCATCCTGGAGCAGCAAGTCTCTCTCGCTTCAGCGGCGGCCGTATACGACAGGCTAAGATCAGCGGCCGGGCACGTCACGCCGCAAGCGGTCATACGGATTGGTGAGTCAGGACTCAGGCAACTCGGGTTCACCCGACAGAAGGCCGGGTACACTCATGACATCGCGAAGTCCATTGCGTCGGGAGGCCTGGACTTGTCCGCCATCGCTCGCGCCGACGACGCCGTTGCCCGCACGATGCTTCTGAAAGTCCGCGGGATCGGCCCCTGGACCGCTGACATCTATCGGCTAATGATGCTTCGCCGTCCCGACGTATGGCCCGATGGCGACCTCGCACTCGCAGAAGCGGTGCGACGCCTCAGGCGCTTGAAATCTCGACCGTCGACGGAGCGACAGCGGCAGATCGCCTCAGCCTGGACACCCTGGCGAGCTGTTGCCGCGAGAATCCTCTGGCATTTCTATCTTGCCGAAGTCGGCGCGCCACAGCGGACTGACTAAAGTATGTACTTGTGCGCGCTCTGCGTCGTTTGGGTAGATCGTCCGTCAACCTCACCGATTCGGCGCTGCTCACGCCCGTCGCGGCGCTGGTGATCATGGTGTTGAAGCCTTCGCTTCCGACGCTGTAGTTTCCGGTACCGACAAACACCTTCGACAATACGTCGAACGAGAGATCGAACCGCCCCCAGGTACCGGTATTAGTGATGGCTATTGAACTGTCCGACGAAGCGCGTGAGGAGGCTATTTCCTCGATCCAGACGTACTCGGTAGACAAATTTGAGGAGCGATTCGGCAACATTGCCGCCGGCGGACTCCTGGACTTTTTCCTGGAGGAGATTGGACCCAGCATTTACAACAAGGCCGTCTCCGACGTGCAGGAACGAATGCAACTGCGCGTTATGGAACTGGACATCGATGTCAATGAAGAGGAATTTCCGTACTGGCCCCGACGTGGCCACAAGAAAAGGCGCAAGTCGCCCGGATCGTAATTCGTCGTTGCGAACGAGAGCTCCCGGCGTTCACCATGACCGGGGTTCAGCAGGTGTTAGATCCGTCGACGTCCGCACACAATGAAGCTCCTTTCCAAAGCATCTGCGGTTGTGGTCGTGCTCCTGGCCTCTGTTCCACTCGCGCTCGCTATTTCCCTTCTGCTCGTTCCCTTCTGGAAGTGGGTTGAGGAGCAGTCTGGAATGGAATCATACGGCCATTCGGGTCCGGCCGGGTGGTGCTATGCGGTGTCGTATCTGGGTAGCGTTGTCATCCTCGCTGCAGTCGCATACCGGGCGAGACAGCTGAGCGCCCGGCGGGGCGTCGAATCATGACGGTTCAAGCGCAGAGCTATCGAAGAAAGAGAATGAACATGACGTTGGTCCGAGCCCGCGTGCAGCGCGGCCGAGTGTTGGTGCCTGTCTTCTCGATCATCCTGCTCGCGTCGTGCAACGTCTCACCTTCCTTCACACTCGAGTTTCCGGTGGACGCGGATCTCGGTGAGCTATGGCTCATCGAAGATGTGAATTGCTTCACGTGCGGCAACGGAGAGGAGTATCTTGGCCGGGCCAGCGGCACCTACGAAGTCCGGCTGCCTGCGCAACACTGGTACGTGAGTCTTCGCATGCCACGGGGGGCCTCGCACTTGATGGAGCACCTCGCGCACCCCTCCCTGTCGACCATCGGTGACATTGATCTCTGGGGCTCGGATATCCGGGACGAGGACCTGAGGTACGTCGCAGGAATAAACCTGCGATCGATCAATCTCGGCGGGACGGCGATCACAGGAGCAGGCGTGGAACACATGGCTCCACATCAGAAGTGGACGTGGATCAACCTACAGGGCTGCGACA
Protein-coding regions in this window:
- a CDS encoding DNA-3-methyladenine glycosylase 2 family protein: MRRLTHKTLLLGVSELCFVDRDLARIVSRHGPPPLWARRPGYASLVRVILEQQVSLASAAAVYDRLRSAAGHVTPQAVIRIGESGLRQLGFTRQKAGYTHDIAKSIASGGLDLSAIARADDAVARTMLLKVRGIGPWTADIYRLMMLRRPDVWPDGDLALAEAVRRLRRLKSRPSTERQRQIASAWTPWRAVAARILWHFYLAEVGAPQRTD
- a CDS encoding uracil-DNA glycosylase family protein translates to MKPFSPLLKEVRACTICSAVLPLGPRPVLQLHPAARILLAGQAPGKKVHETGIPFDDPSGDRLREWLGVTRGVFYDPEQIAILPMGFCFPGSGKSGDLPPRPECASAWRTQLLDQLQNLELTIVLGRYALAYHFGQKNSSVTEIVRSWRTYGPEVVPLPHPSPRNNIWLRRNPWFETELLPSLRNRVSDVLSD
- a CDS encoding DUF2164 domain-containing protein, whose product is MAIELSDEAREEAISSIQTYSVDKFEERFGNIAAGGLLDFFLEEIGPSIYNKAVSDVQERMQLRVMELDIDVNEEEFPYWPRRGHKKRRKSPGS
- a CDS encoding DEAD/DEAH box helicase, producing the protein MSKKISSASVGFVRFGLHESLMRGIHAAGFEQPRPIQLETIPAGLQGRDVLGLAQTGTGKTAAFALPLLDRLLDQRRKGPRALVLAPTRELANQIAAEIRTLAKFTKIKLATVYGGVSMHGQIKSLRQHPEIVVGCPGRVLDLLRQGILRLDNVEALVLDEADHMVDMGFLPDVRKIMERMPEDRQNLLFAATMPSEIRGLANEILLDPHVVELATTAPASTIDHALYMVAEGSKRALLEHMLADDECETAIVFTRTKHRARRLAEQLGKAGHRAVSLQGNMSQAQRDRAMSGFRANRFDVLVATDIASRGIDVSSVSHVFNFDVPNTPEVYTHRIGRTGRSERTGVASTFVTNSDRGWVRATERMIGEPIARRRADGFEHEAEANAQPSRPRNGYASRNRSGGSRQNNRHGRSNNGRSQRRSG